In the genome of Limanda limanda chromosome 15, fLimLim1.1, whole genome shotgun sequence, one region contains:
- the fbxo9 gene encoding F-box only protein 9 — MAEEEADIGSTVEDEDEDSNDPNLNDLNEFRVRWMSEIQPNSAASDRLLRVKGLKRSQEKALEEKATELFLRAVQEEQNGAVYEAIKFYRMAMQLVPDIEFKINYSRPLDAASVGGNYMEDSDVEGDIEDLLAYFEQQFTLESPFPKICTPQLEMTQMHISALPREILMYIFRWVVSSDLDMRALEQLSLVCRGFYICARDPELWRSACLRMWGRNCTKLVPFNSWREMFLQRPHVRFDGVYISKTSYMRQGEESLDGFYKSLHHVEYYRYLRFFPDGKVMMLTTPELPLSVIPRLRTRNTRMDSLLVGHFRLSQEADNQTKVFAVVCKKKEEKGSEFQKNRFCRRNPATESEHIFHVGLHLSSGGRQISSKLVWIHHSCHNTYKLTGEAVVTAFDLDRMYPPFSFARVKSYTAFSEQPL, encoded by the exons ATG GCGGAAGAAGAAGCAGATATTGGAAGTACAgttgaggatgaagatgaagattcAAATGACCCGAATCTTAAC GATCTCAATGAATTCAGAGTTCGGTGGATGTCCGAAATCCAACCGAACTCCGCAGCGAGTGACCGACTGCTGCGAGTTAAAGGTCTGAAGAGGAGCCAAGAGAAGGCTCTGGAGGAGAAA GCCACAGAGCTGTTCTTGAGAGCTGTTCAGGAAGAGCAGAATGGAGCTGTCTATGAGG CTATCAAGTTCTACCGCATGGCCATGCAGCTTGTGCCTGACATCGAGTTCAAAATCAACTACAGCCGTCCTTTGGATGCCGCCTCAGTTGGAGGAAACTA CATGGAGGACAGTGATGTTGAAGGTGACATTGAAGATCTACTTGCCTACTTTGAGCAGCAATTCACCTTGGAAAGCCCATTTCCAAAGATCTGCACTCCGCAGTTGGAAATGACTCAgatgcacatttcag CCTTGCCGCGGGAAATCCTGATGTACATATTTCGTTGGGTTGTGTCAAGTGATCTGGACATGCGAGCCCTGGAGCAGCTCTCTTTGGTTTGCCGGGGGTTTTATATTTGTGCAAG AGACCCTGAGCTGTGGCGATCAGCCTGTTTACGAATGTGGGGACGGAACTGCACCAAACTTGTTCCCTTCAACTCCTGGAGGGAAATGTTTCTGCAAAGGCCACACGTCCGTTTTGATG GTGTGTATATCAGCAAGACGTCATACATGCGTCAAGGAGAGGAATCACTGGATGGATTTTACAAGTCCTTGCACCATGTTGAGTACTACAG GTACCTCCGGTTCTTCCCCGATGGCAAAGTCATGATGCTGACCACCCCTGAGCTCCCTCTGTCCGTCATTCCTCGCTTGCGTACCAGGAACACCAG aatGGATTCTCTTCTGGTCGGTCATTTCCGTCTGTCACAGGAGGCAGACAATCAAACCAAAGTTTTTGCTGTTGTCTgcaagaaaaaggaggag AAAGGGTCAGAGTTTCAGAAGAATCGGTTCTGCAGGCGGAACCCAGCTACCGAAAGTGAGCACATCTTCCATGTGGGACTGCATCTGTCCTCTGGGGGGCGCCAGATTTCCAGTAAGCTGGTGTGGATCCACCACTCCTGCCACAACACCTACAA GCTGACTGGGGAAGCGGTTGTCACTGCGTTTGACCTGGACAGGATGTACCCCCCCTTCTCCTTTGCACGTGTGAAGAGTTACACTGCTTTCTCTGagcagcctctctaa
- the LOC133020237 gene encoding serine/threonine-protein kinase ICK-like, translating into MNRYTSIRQLGDGTYGSVILGRCLESGELVAIKKMKRKFYSWEECMNLREVKSLKKLNHANVIKLKEVIRENDHLYFIFEYMKENLYQLMKDRARLFPESAVRNIMFQILQGLTFIHKHGFFHRDMKPENLLCMGPELVKIADFGLAREIRSRPPYTDYVSTRWYRAPEVLLRSTSYNSPIDQWALGCIMAELYTLRPLFPGSSEVDTIFKICQVLGTPKKNDWLEGFQLASAMNFRWPQCVPINLKSLIPNASPEAIHLMTDLLLWDPKKRPASAQALRYPYFRVGQALGTPQQILEQGRPQPSHVPLQAPSQSPQQQQQPLLLKPVPPAQPPPPNQHCSPSRPLQQIQPSPVSAAAQAALYQRHTELMRAQQPKHILKQPQTQGTPPSHLPYIVDKSLQSKQTREESENANLMSYQLKPKGGRRRWGHGTGHHKGEDWDEYEEPDLTSISILGKKPFSTEKSRQEEDGLSRYGTVLDFSRPSGKEDAPLNLNKTAAYQEPSRTASAKQHYLRQSRYLPGISTKKNVAINASKDYSGSHLWGNSGIPFGGTLPSRGAHGTNTIPGGYMPSFYKKDIGSAGHRGHQGPSEESTASNYATWRSGRSQINTSANMPLANKSNPGLLPRPPVHTIHGRPDWSAKYGHR; encoded by the exons ATGAACAGATACACCTCCATCAgacagctcggggatggcacctaCGGCTCGGTAATTCTTGGCCGCTGTCTGGAGTCAGGAGAACTAGTTGCCATAAAGAA aatgaaaagaaaattctACTCCTGGGAAGAATGCATGAACCTCCGTGAAGTCAAG TCCTTAAAGAAACTCAATCATGCGAATGTGATCAAACTGAAGGAGGTAATTCGAGAAAACGACCACTTGTACTTTATCTTTGAGTACATGAAGGAAAATCTTTATCAGCTAATGAAAGACAG GGCTCGTCTGTTTCCTGAATCTGCAGTCAGAAATATTATGTTTCAGATACTGCAGGGGCTCACATTCATTCACAAACATG GTTTTTTTCACAGGGACATGAAACCTGAGAATCTCCTGTGCATGGGCCCTGAGCTGGTAAAAATAGCAGACTTTGGGCTCGCCAGGGAGATCAGATCTCGACCGCCTTACACAGATTATGTGTCAACTAGATG GTACCGAGCCCCTGAGGTGCTCCTCAGATCCACATCCTACAATTCACCCATAGACCAGTGGGCACTTGGCTGCATCATGGCTGAGCTTTACACCCTCAGGCCTCTTTTCCCAGGCTCCAGTGAAGTAGACACCATCTTCAAGATTTGCCAAGTTTTGGGCACGCCAAAGAAG AACGACTGGCTTGAGGGATTTCAGCTGGCAAGTGCCATGAACTTCCGTTGGCCTCAGTGTGTTCCAATTAATCTGAAGAGTCTCATCCCTAATGCCAGTCCTGAAGCCATCCATCTGATGACCGATCTGCTTCTGTGGGATCCCAAGAAGAGACCAGCTTCTGCCCAG GCTCTCAGGTACCCTTACTTCCGGGTAGGCCAGGCTCTGGGCACCCCTCAGCAGATCCTGGAGCAGGGCCGACCTCAGCCGAGTCATGTGCCGCTGCAGGCTCCATCACAGtcgccgcagcagcagcagcagcctctgctACTCAAGCCCGTCCCCCCCGCCCAGCCGCCACCTCCCAACCAACACTGCTCCCCCTCCAGGCCTCTCCAGCAGATCCAGCCCTCCCCTGTATCTGCAGCCGCCCAGGCGGCACTGTACCAGCGGCACACGGAGCTGATGCGAGCACAGCAGCCGAAGCACATCCTGAAACAACCACAGACCCAAGGGACTCCACCCAGCCATCTACCTTATATCGTAGACAAAAGTCTGCAGAGCAAG CAAACCCGAGAGGAGTCCGAAAATGCCAACCTAATGAGCTATCAGCTGAAACCTAAAGGAGGGCGTCGCCGTTGGGGCCATGGCACCGGTCACCATAAAGGTGAAGACTGGGACGAGTATGAAGAACCAGATCTGACATCAATAAGTATACTGGGAAAAAAACCCTTCTCCACAGAGAAGTcgaggcaggaggaggacggaCTGAGCAG ATATGGAACTGTCCTGGATTTCAGTCGACCCAGCGGAAAGGAAGATGCACCTTTAAACCTGAACAAGACTGCAGCCTATCAAGAGCCATCAAGAACGGCCTCTGCTAAACAACATTATCTGAGGCAGTCCAGATATTTACCTG GCATTAGTACAAAGAAGAATGTCGCCATAAATGCCAGTAAAGACTATAGTGGAAGCCATCTTTGGGGAAACAGTGGTATTCCGTTTGGAGGGACTCTGCCGAGCAGAGGAGCTCATG GTACAAATACGATCCCAGGTGGATACATGCCATCGTTTTACAAAAAAGACATTGGTTCTGCTGGTCACAGAGGACATCAGGGTCCTTCAGAGGAATCAACAGCATCAA ATTATGCAACATGGCGGTCTGGCCGGAGTCAGATAAACACCTCTGCCAACATGCCGCTGGCCAACAAGAGCAACCCGGGTCTGCTGCCTCGCCCGCCCGTGCACACCATCCACGGGCGACCAGACTGGTCTGCCAAATATGGACACCGCTAG